A region from the Bradyrhizobium sp. CCBAU 53340 genome encodes:
- a CDS encoding TRAP transporter substrate-binding protein: MSVSKRRDISRRSLLKAATAVPLCAILTRPASAAEFVYKFATGQDPTHPVNVRAQEAIQRILEATSGRLEIRLFPANQLGSDTELMTQVRSGGVEFFNQSSSILATLVPSAGLVNTGFAFTDYDSVWKAMDGDLGTYIRTQIAKTPIMAVSKAWDNGFRQVTSSGREIRSPDDLKNFQIRVPPAPLLTSLFKALGAGPTPINFNEVYSALQTKVVDGQENPLPIIATARLYEVQSTCSLTGHVWDGYWILANKRAFERLPKDVQEVVTRELDRSAVDQRADIAKLSQSLRTDLSAKGLKFIEVDRAAFRQALSKTSFYSDWKGKFGEEAWSQLEKAAGQLS, translated from the coding sequence ATGAGCGTATCGAAACGCAGAGATATCAGCCGGCGTTCCCTGTTGAAAGCTGCAACGGCCGTACCTCTCTGCGCAATTCTCACTCGACCGGCATCTGCGGCCGAATTCGTTTATAAATTTGCAACCGGCCAGGATCCGACGCATCCGGTGAACGTCCGCGCGCAGGAAGCCATCCAACGCATTCTAGAGGCTACCAGTGGCCGGCTCGAGATCAGGCTGTTTCCGGCCAACCAGCTCGGGTCCGACACCGAGCTCATGACCCAGGTCCGCAGCGGCGGCGTCGAATTCTTTAATCAGTCCTCTTCGATCCTCGCCACCCTGGTCCCAAGTGCGGGCCTGGTGAACACCGGCTTCGCGTTTACTGACTACGATAGCGTTTGGAAAGCTATGGACGGAGATCTCGGAACCTACATCCGGACGCAGATTGCCAAAACTCCGATCATGGCGGTTTCCAAAGCGTGGGATAACGGCTTTCGTCAGGTGACTTCTTCCGGACGTGAGATCCGCAGCCCTGACGATCTAAAGAATTTCCAGATCCGCGTCCCCCCGGCGCCGCTTTTGACCTCGCTTTTCAAGGCGCTTGGAGCCGGCCCGACGCCTATTAACTTCAACGAGGTCTACTCCGCGTTACAGACCAAAGTCGTGGACGGCCAGGAGAATCCGTTGCCGATCATTGCAACCGCCCGCCTCTACGAAGTGCAAAGCACGTGCAGCCTGACCGGGCACGTTTGGGACGGATACTGGATCCTCGCCAACAAGCGCGCATTCGAGCGCTTACCGAAGGATGTTCAGGAGGTCGTGACCCGCGAACTAGATCGCTCCGCCGTCGATCAGCGGGCTGATATCGCAAAGCTCAGCCAGTCCTTGCGCACCGATCTGTCGGCCAAAGGTCTCAAATTTATCGAAGTCGATCGCGCCGCCTTCCGACAAGCCTTGTCCAAGACTAGCTTCTACTCCGACTGGAAGGGCAAATTCGGCGAGGAGGCGTGGTCGCAGCTCGAAAAAGCGGCGGGTCAGCTGTCATGA
- a CDS encoding transketolase family protein, with protein MKTVRSAPQAGKPRLTTSAMIASIAAEGQKTKPAPFGHALVELARSRPEVVGMTADLGKYTDLHIFAKEFPDRYYQMGMAEQLLFGAASGLAAEGFMPFATTYAVFASRRAYDFIHQTIAEEDRNVKIVCALPGLTSGYGPSHQAAEDLALFRAMPNMTVIDPCDASEIEQVVPAIAAHQGPVYMRLLRGQVPVVLDEYDYKFELGKAKLIRDGKDVLIISSGIMTMRALEAVQALKDDRVDAAVLHVPTIKPLDAETILREASKPARLVVVAENHTTIGGLGEAIAALLLRSGAHPPFRQIALPDEFLDAGALPTLHDRYGISTAEVARQIKQWL; from the coding sequence ATGAAGACCGTCAGATCAGCACCGCAAGCGGGCAAGCCGCGCCTAACCACCTCTGCCATGATCGCCTCGATTGCGGCCGAGGGCCAAAAGACGAAGCCAGCGCCGTTCGGACATGCACTCGTCGAACTGGCACGGAGCCGGCCAGAGGTGGTCGGCATGACCGCCGATCTCGGCAAATACACCGACCTGCACATCTTCGCCAAGGAATTTCCAGACCGCTATTACCAGATGGGCATGGCCGAGCAACTTTTGTTCGGAGCAGCCTCCGGACTCGCCGCAGAGGGCTTCATGCCCTTTGCGACGACATATGCCGTGTTCGCATCGCGGCGCGCCTACGATTTCATTCATCAGACCATTGCGGAGGAAGACCGCAACGTGAAAATCGTCTGCGCCTTGCCCGGCCTGACCTCGGGCTATGGCCCAAGTCATCAAGCCGCCGAGGATCTCGCGTTGTTTCGGGCCATGCCAAATATGACGGTGATCGACCCCTGCGATGCCAGTGAAATCGAGCAGGTGGTGCCAGCCATAGCCGCGCATCAAGGTCCAGTCTACATGCGCCTGCTGCGCGGCCAGGTGCCTGTCGTTCTGGATGAATACGACTATAAGTTCGAGCTTGGAAAGGCCAAGCTGATCCGTGATGGCAAGGACGTCCTGATCATCTCGTCCGGCATCATGACCATGCGGGCACTCGAGGCCGTCCAAGCTTTGAAGGATGACCGCGTGGATGCAGCGGTGCTGCATGTTCCAACCATCAAGCCCCTCGACGCAGAGACTATCCTGCGTGAGGCCAGCAAGCCGGCACGGCTTGTCGTCGTTGCCGAAAATCACACGACCATTGGTGGCCTCGGCGAAGCAATTGCCGCACTCCTCTTGCGTTCTGGGGCACATCCGCCTTTCCGCCAGATCGCATTGCCGGACGAATTTCTCGACGCCGGCGCGCTTCCAACGCTGCACGACCGTTACGGGATTTCCACCGCAGAGGTCGCAAGGCAAATCAAACAGTGGCTTTAG